One Brassica napus cultivar Da-Ae chromosome C4, Da-Ae, whole genome shotgun sequence genomic region harbors:
- the LOC125586055 gene encoding secreted RxLR effector protein 161-like: MAFSEGILSRYMHSPRTTHGNALKQVLRYLKGTLGYGLSFKLGGSKKLIGYSDSSHNTDPDYGRSTTGHLFCLGETPITCCSQKQDTVALSSCESEFMAATEAGKQAVWLQDLISEITNRELEKTLIRVDNKSAIALSKNHVFHRRSKHIHKRFHFIRERIEQDEIDVEHVPGTEQKADILTKALARIKFKEMRELIKVQDLSENGLKLRRENVG; the protein is encoded by the coding sequence ATGGCATTCTCAGAAGGTATCTTGAGTAGATACATGCACTCGCCAAGAACCACTCATGGCAATGCACTGAAGCAAGTGTTGAGATATCTTAAAGGAACACTCGGGTATGGTTTATCATTCAAGCTAGGAGGATCAAAGAAGCTCATTGGGTATAGTGATAGTAGTCATAACACTGATCCTGATTATGGTAGAAGCACAACAGGACATCTGTTTTGTCTAGGAGAAACGCCAATAACTTGCTGTTCACAGAAGCAAGACACGGTTGCTCTATCCTCTTGTGAATCAGAGTTCATGGCGGCAACGGAGGCTGGGAAGCAAGCTGTGTGGCTGCAAGACCTGATAAGTGAGATCACGAACAGAGAACTTGAAAAGACATTGATTCGTGTCGACAACAAATCAGCAATTGCACTATCCAAGAATCATGTGTTTCATCGTCGAAGTAAACATATTCACAAGCGATTTCACTTCATTCGAGAAAGGATCGAGCAAGACGAGATTGACGTGGAACACGTACCCGGAACAGAACAGAAAGCAGATATCCTAACCAAGGCACTTGCAaggatcaagttcaaagagatgaGGGAGCTGATCAAAGTACAAGACCTAAGTGAAAATGGATTGAAGCTTAGaagggagaatgttggataa
- the LOC106378889 gene encoding uncharacterized protein LOC106378889, whose product MGDTKPLMKLSDSVPSAVVCPMLSTSNYTVWTKRMKVLLRVHKVWEAIDPGSTDEEKNDIAMALLFQSIPENQILQVGEEDSPKDIWEAIKSRNLGAEPVKEARLQILMNEFERLKMSDSDTIDVFSGKISEIAVKSASLGQTLDEPKLVKIFLNSLPRTKYIHITASLEQVLDLNKTSYEDIVGRLKAFEERVLGEETHEQQGNLLFANSDQSNESNKGRGRGWNRGRGRNSRGRGRGRNSYGDKKKGHFASVCTEKKEDQELNKAETEDADIDLYMHEVVFLNEEKVLPTTLDPSKKEDGVWYLDNGASNHMTGERSYFSELNENIKGKVKFGDGSCVDINGKGSILFEGKTGEQKLLTDIYYIPDLRSNILSLGQATEQGCDIRMKENYLTLRDPSGRLLVKVLRTTNRLYKIPLKVGRPYCLLSKLNEEPWRWHARLGHISFKTIRNMAAQQMVQGLPEIA is encoded by the exons ATGGGTGATACAAAACCTCTGATGAAACTAAGTGACTCTGTACCATCCGCAGTTGTTTGTCCAATGCTATCCACTTCGAATTATACCGTATGGACGAAGAGGATGAAAGTATTGCTACGTGTTCACAAGGTTTGGGAGGCAATCGATCCTGGATCAACcgatgaagagaagaatgacATCGCAATGGCACTTCTGTTTCAGTCAATACCTGAGAATCAAATTCTGCAGGTTGGAGAGGAAGACTCCCCTAAAGATATATGGGAAGCCATTAAATCCAGAAACCTTGGTGCTGAACCTGTGAAAGAAGCTCGCCTACAAATCCTTATGAACGAGTTTGAAAGATTAAAGATGTCAGACTCAGATACTATTGATGTCTTCTCTGGCAAGATATCAGAAATTGCTGTGAAATCAGCTTCTCTAGGTCAGACTCTTGATGAACCTAAACTGGTGAAAATTTTCTTAAACAGTCTACCGAGGACAAAGTACATCCACATCACAGCCTCGCTAGAACAAGTTCTCGACCTAAACAAAACAAGCTATGAAGATATTGTTGGGCGTCTTAAAGCTTTTGAAGAACGTGTGCTAGGAGAAGAGACTCACGAACAACAAGGCAACCTTCTCTTTGCAAACTCCGATCAAAGTAATGAAAGCAACAAAGGGAGAGGCAGAGGATGGAACCGTGGTAGAGGTCGAAACAGCAGAGGAAGAGGACGTGGAAGAAATAGCTATGGCGACAAA AAGAAAGGTCACTTTGCTTCTGTTTGTactgagaagaaagaagatcaAGAGCTCAACAAGGCAGAAACAGAAGATGCAGACATAGATCTTTATATGCATGAAGTAGTTTTTCTTAATGAAGAGAAAGTGTTGCCAACAACACTTGATCCAAGTAAGAAAGAAGATGGAGTGTGGTACTTGGACAATGGCGCGAGCAACCACATGACAGGTGAAAGATCCTACTTCTCAGAGCTCAATGAAAACATAAAGGGGAAAGTAAAATTTGGAGATGGTTCGTGTGTGGATATAAACGGAAAGGGATCCATACTCTTTGAAGGTAAAACCGGTGAACAGAAGTTGCTAACTGACATATATTACATACCGGATTTGAGAAGTAATATACTCAGTTTGGGTCAAGCAACTGAACAAGGTTGCGACATTAGAATGAAAGAGAACTACTTAACGTTGAGGGATCCAAGTGGTAGATTGCTTGTAAAAGTTTTAAGAACCACAAATAGACTCTATAAAATCCCTCTCAAAGTTGGAAGACCTTACTGCCTACTCTCAAAGTTAAATGAAGAACCGTGGAGATGGCACGCCAGACTTGGACACATCAGTTTCAAGACCATAAGGAACATGGCGGCTCAACAGATGGTTCAAGGACTGCCTGAGATTGCATAA